In Pirellulales bacterium, the sequence AGTACGCCCCGCTCACGTTGGCGTTCAGAAAGTTCGCACCGCTGAGTGTCGAGCCGTAAAACGACGCATTGCCGAGGTTTTGTCCTGCGAAATTCCAATTCGTGAGGTTGTTGCCGTATAAAATAATTCCTTGCAGATCATGGTTCTGATAGCTGGCGGTGTCGTACAGTTGCTGGGCCGTGAAGCCATAGGTGTATCCGAAGTACGCCCCGCTCACGTTGGCGTTCAGAAAGTTCGCGCCGCTGAGCCTCGAGGAACCAAACCCTGCATTGCCGAGGTTTTGCCCCGCGAAATTCCAATTCGTGAGGTTGTGGTTGGCTAAGCTAATTCCTTGCAGATCGTGGTTCTGATAGCTGGCGGTGTCGTACAGTTGCTGGGCCGTGAAGCCATAGGTGTAACTGAAGTTCGCACCGCTCACGTTGGCGTTCAGGAAATTCGCGCCGATGAGCGATGAGGATTCGAAGTCCGCCCCGCTCAGGTTGGCGTTCAGAAAGTTCGCACCGTCCAAGGTTGCGGATTTAAAGTTTGCGGATTTAAAGTTTGCACTCGTTAACGTGGCCTGTGTAAAATCCGCGTTCGTCAGCGTAGAGTTATTGAGGCTCGCCCCTGTCAAGTCGGCGTCGATCAAATACGCCATCGTCAAGTCGCGAGACG encodes:
- a CDS encoding pentapeptide repeat-containing protein encodes the protein MTMHRTMAAAIVATGFILGVPFQRPASVRADIYQWEWVDPGDPGLGKQPSATLCPGGAGVNALPGASLSSRDLTMAYLIDADLTGASLNNSTLTNADFTQATLTSANFKSANFKSATLDGANFLNANLSGADFESSSLIGANFLNANVSGANFSYTYGFTAQQLYDTASYQNHDLQGISLANHNLTNWNFAGQNLGNAGFGSSRLSGANFLNANVSGAYFGYTYGFTAQQLYDTASYQNHDLQGIILYGNNLTNWNFAGQNLGNASFYGSTLSGANFLNANVSGAY